In Phycisphaerae bacterium RAS2, the DNA window GTTTGAACAAGTCTCCGGTTTGTCTGAATGAAAGTGGTCATCCTTGTCGACTCGCTCATTCGGGGCGGCGCCGAACGCCAGGCCCTCCTGACGCTTCGTGAACTTGTGCGGCGCGGGGTCGATGCCCGGCTCATTCGGTATTATGAAACGCCGGATGGATACGACTGGCCCGCTGAACTGAATTCACGCATCGTTCTTTTGGAGAAAAAGCGGCGAACGCTGCGCTTTGTGTGGCGGCTCCATCGCTATCTCCGGCGCGAGCGGGTTGACGTCGTGCATGGTTTCAAGGACGTGCCAGGTATCTATGCCTGCGTCTGCGGCTGGATGGCCGGCGTGCCGGTGCGAATCATCGGCCATCGGTCGCTGTCTCTGCCCACCGGGCTGCTTCGAAAGGCGTACCGACTCATGCGGTTCTTCGCGACGGCCTGGATCGGAAACGCGCAGGCTGTAACGGATGTCTTGAACAGCGAACTGGACGTGCCGGCCAGCCGGTTGTGTGTCGTGCTCAACGGAATCGAAACGGACCGCTTTCGGATCAGCCTTGACCGCAAAACGGCTCGGGAGCGCTTGCAGATCGCTCCGGGCGCCGACGTCGTGACGATGGTCGCCGTGATGCGGGAGGGGAAGAACCATCGCATGTTTGTTCGGATGGCGGCTCGCGTGCGGGAACGGCGCCCGGACACGGTTTTTCTCCTTGTGGGGGATTCTGACCCGCTTGAACCGAATTGCCTCGAGGACGTACAGAGGGAAGTGCAGCGCGCGGGGCTGACGGACTCGGTTCGGTTTCTTGGAATGCGGGCGGATGTGCCGGAGATTCTCCAAGCGACCGACGTCGCGGTGCTGACCACGCGGTTTGAGGGTATGTCCAACGCGCTGCTGGAAGCAATGTCGGCGGGTGTCAGCATTGTGACAACCGATTACGTCGGCGCGCGCGAGCTGGTTCAGGACGGCATCGAGGGATTCCTCGTACCTTTGGACGATGCCGAGGCCATGGCCGAGCGCGTTTCGCAACTGCTGGCAGATCCAGAGATGCGCACCCGTATGGGGCAGGCGGGCGTGGAGCGGATCGATCGTCAGTTCAGTATGCAAGCCATGGGGGACCGGTTGGTTGACGTGTATTCCGCATTCCTGGCCGGACGGGGTGACATTCCGCAAGAAGCGTCCGGCGTCAGCTCGGCCCGATGAGCCATCCCCATCGCATTAAATTCCGGGAGACCTGCCATTTGCGGCATCTGCGGCATTGTTGATTTCGCATCGCCCGTCGCGCAGGCGGACGTCGAGCGGATGGCGGTCTCGATCCGCCATCGTGGACCGGACGACTGCGGCGTTTACGCGAGCGGGCCGGTTGGGCTGGGGCACGCGCGGTTGAGCATCATCGATTTGTCACCCACCGGGCGACAGCCGATGTCGACACAGGATGGTATGTACACGATTGTATTCAATGGCGAGGTGTACAATTTCCCGTCGTTGCGACGCCTGCTGGAGGAGCGAGGCATTGCGTTTCGCAGTACGTCGGACACCGAAGTCGTCTTGCACGCCTTCGCCCAATGGGGGGTGGACGCCTTTGCCCGGTTCAATGGGATGTTCGCACTGGCGATCTGGGATGCCGCGGCCCGGCGACTGACCCTGGCGCGAGATCGATTCGGCATCAAGCCCTTGTATTTGCACGAATCGGATCGTTCGCTGGTGTTCGGCTCGGAAATGAAAGCACTGCTTTGCAGCGGCCGTGTCGACCGGCGGATGAACTGGGCGGCGCTTCATGAGTACCTCTATTATGGCTATCCCATTGGCGCGAACACGTTTTACCGGGGTATTCGTGAATTGTCGCCCGGATCGTATGCGACGTTTGACGCCTCCGGATTGAAAGAGACACGATATTGGCACATCGAGCAAACACCGACCGTGTCCGATGGATTGCAGCCGGCCGCCCGGCGTGTGGCGGACTTGCTCGACAAGGCGGTGCAGTCCCACCTTATCAGCGACGTGCCGGTGGGCGTGTTCCTTAGCGGAGGCGTCGATTCTTCCGCCATCACGGCGCTGGCCAGTCGCCATTACGCCGGTCGGCTCAAGACCTATTCCGCGAGTTTTGACTTCGACAGGGGGGTGGATGAGCGACCCAAGGCGCGCCTCATCGCCCAGCGCTTCGGCACCGAGCACCACGAAGTTCGCGTGGAAGGGCGGAGGATGCCCGACGTGATCGAGGCGCTCGTGCGGTGCCACGATGAACCATTTGGCGACGCGGCGGACATCCCGTTGTACCTCCTGTGTGAGCAGCTTCGCGGCAGCGTGAAGGTAATCCTCCAGGGCGACGGCGGCGATGAGATCTTCGCGGGGTATCGCCGATACAACGTTCTCTCGTTTAACCCGCTGTGGCAGGTGATGGCCCGATTTCGCGGATTGTTGTCCACGATGCCGCGCGGGCCGTTGCAACAGCGCGCGACTCGCTTCTTTCGGGCAATTGGCCATGAAGATCCCGCGCTGCAGATGGCGCTGTATCTGACGCAGGAGGATTTTCTCAATCCGCCGACACGTCTGTTTGGCACAGACGCCAGGCAACAACTCGCCGCGCACGATCCTTTTGCCGCCTACCATGCCGCATACTCCCGGCTTCGGGATTTCGATACCGTTCAGCGCGCGCTGTACACGGACTGCCTCATTCTTTTGCCGGACATGTTTCTCGAGAAGGTGGACAAGTCCACCATGGCCCACGGCATCGAAGTGCGCGTGCCGTTCCTGGATACCGACTTGACCGACTACGCGTTGGGGTTGCCGTCAGGAATCAAGGTCAAATACGGTCAGAAGAAGCGAATCCTGCGGATGGCCTTGCGCGGCATCGTTCCCGATGAAATACTCGATGCTCCCAAGGAAGGATTCGGCGTGCCTTATCAATACTGGCTTCGCGAGCCTCTGGCGGAATACCTCCGGTCTGTATTGCTGGATGATTCGGTTCAGCAATGGGGCCTATTCGATCGTGCCGCGTTGGAAGGCGCGATCCATGAGCATACCTCGGGTCAGCGCAACCACGGCTTCTTGCTCTGGAAGCTTTTGAATCTCGGATTGTGGTATCGGATGTATCTGCAGGGCGGCGCAACGCCTGATGTGCCGCATTCAAAGGTTGAAAGCGCCAGCCGCGCATGAGCGAAAACTCACCGCCGCCCATATCGCCTGTCCGCGTGATGATCATCGGCACGCTGCCTCCTCCGGTGGGCGGTGCCGGGGTGTCGCTGCAACATCTGGTGAATCTGCTCGGCGAGCGTGGCGATGTCCGCGTGACGATGGTGAACACCTCCGGCGTTCGCGGTCGGCTCGTGACGGCGCCCTTTCGCTTCGCGCGGATCGTCTGGCGCATGATGTGGGGCGCGCTTAGGGTCGACGTCGTCAGCCTGCAGTCCATGCCAAGTGGCATCCCGTTCATCGGCCCGTTTGCCTGGCTGGCCGCACGGCTGGGAGGCCGACCATTCATGATTCGAATGTTCGGCGGCGAGAGTTTCCTCGAAGGGAGCGGGTTTGGAGCCGCGATCGTCCGCTGGATCGTACGCAAGAGCGATCTTTACCTGGCGCAAACAAAGCAACTTGTAGCCGAGGCACAGGCCGCCGGGCTGCGGCGCGTCGAATGGTATGCGACCAGTCGGCCGATGTCTGACGCGGCTCCCGCGGCTGACTTACAAAAGCCATGTCGCAAGTTCGTGTTTCTCGGTCACGTCAAACCCCTCAAGGGGATTGAAGAACTCATCGCGGCTGGTGAGCGCCTGGGAGAGGGTGTTTCAATCGACGTGTACGGTCCGTTGATGGACGGCATGACGGAGGCACGCTTTGCGGGGCTGACGCGTGTGCGGTATCGCGGCACGATACCCGCCGGGACCGGCGTTCGAGTTTTGCAGGATTATGACGCGATGGTCTTCCCGACCTACTGGCCGGGTGAGGGGTATCCGGGCGTCGTCATCGAGGCGTTCGCGGCGGGGCTGCCGGTGATCGCGACGCGCTGGCGGAACATCCCGGAGATTATTGATGAGACGTGCGGCATGTTGATCGAGCCGCGCAATGTGGACGCGCTGTTCGACGCATTGCAGAAACTTGTGCAAGACGATGGGCTTTTCCATCGCCTGCGGCACGGCGCGCTGCGGCAACGCGATTTCTTTGACTCGCGGCGGTGGGTGGAGAAGTTCGTGGTCTGGTGTCGAGAGCTGGTGAACCCGTCAAGTCGCGCGGGTGAGGCACTCCAATCGACTGACACGCGGGCGGCCGTGGCTCACGATCGCACATCAGAGAGACGGAACTAGTATGTGCGGCATTTGCGGATATGTCGGCGATCATCGCCCCGAGCTGTTGGAGCCGATGTGCTTGGCCATGCGCCATCGAGGACCGGATGACTCCGGCGTGTGGCACGATGCCGCGGCGCGCGTGGGGCTGGGTCATCGTCGGCTTTCGATCATTGACCTAAGCCCGGCGGGGCATCAGCCGATGTCGACGCCGGATGGTCGAATTCAGATCGTCTTTAACGGCGAGATTTACAATTTTGAGGAGCATCGAGAGCGGCTGAAGGCGAAGGGACGGACGTTTCGCGGACACAGCGACACCGAAGTGCTGCTCTACCTGTATGAAGAGATGGGTGCGGACTTTCTTCACGCGCTCAACGGTATCTTTGCGCTGGCGATCTGGGACGCCCGCGATCGGTCGCTGCTGCTGGCGCGCGATCATGCCGGCATCAAACCGCTCTACTACTGGCTCGATGGCGAGCGGTTGTTTTTCGCATCGGAGATCAAAGCGCTGCTGCGAATTCCGGGCGTGCCGCGCGAGATCAATCTTGACCGTCTGCCGGATTACCTCACGTTTCTGTGGGTGCCGGGGGAAGAGACGATGCTCAAGTCGGTTCGCAAGCTCGAGCCGGGCCACGCGATGCGATGGCGCGACGGGCGGGTGCAATCGTGGAAATGGTTCACACTGACCTACGAGCCGGATGAAGGGCCGAGCGAATCCGAGTGGATCGAGCGTGTGCATGACACCTTCATGGCAGCCACGCGGCGGCAGATGATGTCCGATGTACCGCTGGGCGCGTTGCTTTCAGGTGGGACGGACTCGACCGCCATCGCGGCGTGCATGAGGCATTCGTTTCCCGACCGCGAAATTCGCTGCTACACGTTCGAGACACCGCCGGAAGACATGGCCCGCGATCAGTTCGAGGCCGATCACCCGTTCGCCGTGCGCGTGGCGAAGCACCTGAACATCACGCTGCGAAGCTGCCTGCTCCGGCCGAACGTCATCGAGTTGCTGCCCAAGATGGTCTATCACAACGACGAGCCGGACGCTGACCCGACGGTGTTTCCGTCGTACCTGCTCTCGAAAATGGCCCGCGACGACGGGACGACGGTGCTGCTGTCCGGCATGGGCGGTGACGAGATGTTCTTCGGCTATCGCAGCCACCAGGCGCTTCGGCGGCTGGAGCAATTCGGATGGATCCCGCGTTGGCTGCTGGCGCCGGCGCTGGCGTCGGCGTGCGGGGCGGCGTCGGCCGTGATGGGGGCGCAGAGCGCGTTGCCCCGGCGATTGCGAAAGTTTCGAAAGGCGCTACTGGGTGACGGCGTGGAGCGATTCGAAGCGCTTTCGGACTGGTCGAGCGCGGCGACGCGCGAGCGATTGTTCGGCCCCGCGCCGGCCACGGCAACTGCGAACGGCGGCGCGGGGCGGGGGCGCTCGGCGATTCTGAAGTATTACAATGAGTTCTCCGGCCGCGGGGAATTGAACCGTCGCTCGCACATCCTGATTCAGACCTTCCTCGCGGCGCACAACTTCATGTACACGGATAAATCGAGCATGGCGACATCGGTGGAAGTGCGCGTGCCGTTCCTCGATGTGGAGTTGATGCGATTGTGCGCGCGCATCCCCGAGCGTCACAAGCTAAAAGGCATGACGACCAAGTACCTTCTCAAGGAGTCCATGGCGCGATACATCCCGCGCGACATTCTGTATCGCAGCAAGACCGGCTTCGGCCCGCCCCTAAGGAAGTGGATGGCGGAGGACTTCGGAGGCATCACCAACGACTTGCTGGGCGAGCGTGTCCTACGCCAGCGAGGATTGTTCGACCCGGCTGCCGTCGCAGCCGTCGTTCGTGAGAATGCAGCCAACACAGCCGATCATGCTTACTTGTTGTTCGCGCTGCTCACTCTGGAAGTGTGGATGCAGACATTCATTGACCGCCCCGGCGAGGAAGCGACGCTGACTGCGTGAGCTCCGAATCCCATATTGTTAGGCCCGATGCCAGCGCGCCCGCCGTGTCGCTTCGGCTGCGCCATTCCACGACCGGCCGTGCCCTGCGCGTGACGCGGGATGGAACGATGTACCTCGGTCGCAATTATTCGCTCTATCGTTCGCAAGATGACGGCGCGACCTGGACATTCGTGACCCGGATGCCTTCGACCGGAGTTCGGCGCTGGGCGGGTTGGTCGCGCATGGCCTCGCGTCTGCTTCGGCATGAAGTTCGCGCCATGAATGTGACGCCGGATGGAACGGTGGTCGCGTCGAATCGCGAGTGCGTGTATTTCGCTTCGCCGGGCGAGCCGGACATGCGCCGCGCACAGGTGAACACGGGGTCGCAGCCGCTCGCCCCACCGATGACGATGACGGTGGGGCCGGATGGCCGCGTCATGTGGGGCGAATACGATTCGACAACCAGACACGGAAAGCCGGTGCGGCTGTTCGTGTCGTCGGACGGCGGGAGAAGCTATGAGGTCGCTCGTGTCTTCGAGGGCGGAAGCATCCTCCACCTGCACAACATCGTTTGGGACGCGAGCCGCGGGCATTACTGGGTGCTGGCCGGTGATCATGACGACGAGCCCGGAATCGGGGTGTTGTCCGCGGATCTGAAGTCATTTGATTGGCTCGTCAAAGGGAAACAGTTGTACCGTGCGGTCGAGGTCTTTGACGGAGGTGACCGGCTGATCTACGTGATGGATTCCGAGAAGGAGCGTAATTACCTCGTCCATCTCAATAAATCGTCGGGCAAGGCCGAGACCACCGCGGAGTTTGAAGGCAGTTGCATCTACGCCTGCCGATTCGGCGAGTGGCTGGCGTTTACCACGACCGTGGAGCCGTCGAAGGTCAATCCCGCGCGGCACGCTTCGCTGTATGTCTCGCGTGACGGCGCGACCTGGTCGCACGTGCTTCGCGCAGAGAAGGACGCGTATCACCCTGTCTATTTCCAATACGGGTCGATCATTCTGCCGCGGGGCGAGAGCGATCGTGATACGCTCTTCTTCAGCGGTCAGGCCGTGCGAGAATGGGACGGCCGCGCCGCGACGGCGACCCTGGAGGCCGGCGGCGCATGAGTGGAGTGATGCGCAAAGTCGAAGCGATCCGCCGGATGGGCTGGGGATGGGGGCTGTGGCGCGCGGGATACGAGTTGCGGCGGCGCAGCGGCTGGCTCAAGTGTCAGTTTCCGACGCCGGAATGGGGTGATGTATCGCTTCGAGCGCTCCTGCGCGACGGCGTTCCGGCGGATGCGGTGGCCTACCGATCGCACCGTGAGCAATCCGCGGCGAAGTTCTTCTTCGGACTCGGTGCGCTTCCCTCGCGCGAATGCCTTTCGCAAATCGCCGGCGCGGACGGCGTCCGACGCACGGTGCAGGTAGCGAATGATTACTGCGCCGGAAAGTTTCTCTATTTCAGTCGGCATGTGTTTGATCTGGGGTCACCGGTCGACTGGCGGCGTAATCCATTCCTGAACACGCGACTGGCCAGTGACGCTCATTGGTGCGATTGGACGGCCTTCTCGCCGCAGCAGGGCGATATCAAGGATGTCTGGGAGCCATCGCGGTTTGGTTGTGCATATTGGCTTGTACGTGCCTACGCGATGACGGGAGACGAAAAGTATTCGCTTGCATTCTGGCGGCTCTTTGAATCGTGGTGCGAACAGAATCCGCCGAACCGCGGACCGAACTGGCGGTGCGGGCAGGAAACGGCCTTTCGCATCATGGCATGGTGTTTTGCGTTGTGGGGATTCTGGAAAAGTTCCGCGACGACGCCGCAGCGTGTGGCTGCAATGGTCACTGCGTTGGCGGTCAGCGCCGCGCGAATCGAGCCGAACATCGACTACGCCGTTTCGCAGAAAAACAACCACGCCATCAGTGAGGCGCTGGGGATGTTCACGGTCGGCACTCTGTTCCCAGAGCTGCGCGATGCAGACCGATGGCAGCGGGAAGGTCGCCGAATCCTCGAGCGCGAAGTGCTGCGTCAGATCTACGCGGACGGCAGCTATGTGCAGCAGTCGATGACCTATCACCGCGTCATGCTTCACGACTGTTTGTGGGCGTGGCGGCTTGCGGAGTTAAACGGAACGCCACTTTCGTCGGCGGTGCGGGCGCGCATCGGCGCCGCGGCGGAGTTTCTGCTCGAAATGATGGACGAGCCCAGTGGCGACGTGCCGAACTACGGAGCGAACGATGGCGCTCTGGTGTTGCCCCTTTCGAGCGGTGGGTATCGGGATTTCCGTGACACGATCGGCGCGGCAATGTTCACCACGGCGCGCAAGCGTGTGCTTCCGGCCGGTCCGTGGGATGAGACGATGGTTTGGTTGTACGGCGTGGACGCCATGGAGGTCGCGCCATCGATCCGGCATCCGTCCGCGATGCGGTTTGATGTCGGCGGGTATTACACGCTGCGGGCGGACCGAACCTGGGCCATGATCCGTTGCCATCGTTACCTTGACCGACCGGGCCACGTCGACATGCTCCACATGGATCTTTGGCATGACGGCGTGAACATCCTGCGCGACAGTGGGACGTACAGGTACTACGCGCCGCGCGAACCGGCGATGGATAAGTATTTCAAGGACATCGCCGCGCACAATACTGTGCAGGTCGGCGAAAGGGGCCCGTTGGAATTGGTGTCGCGCTTCATCTGGCTGCCGTGGCCGGGCGGCCGGTGTACACGGCACAGCGCGGACAGCTTTGTCGGCGAACACGATGCCTATGCGCGGCCGCCGTGGAATGTGCTTCATCGGCGAAGCGTGGACGCGTCCCATCCGCGGCGCTGGATCGTCACCGATGAGTTGATCGGCAATGGTGCGCAGTTGCTGACAATGCGATGGCATCTGGCGGATGCGCCGTATGCTTTGGAGTCGACCGGTGACGCCTTGACTTTGCGACTGACCGGCGGAGTTGTTCGAATTGCAGTCAACGGCCCGGACGGGACCCGCCTGCAGGTAATGCGTGGCGTGGAGCGAGAAGGTGAGATCGCCGGGTGGGTATCGGAGTATTACGGCGAACGAAAGCCGGCGCCGGTGTTGGAGGCAACCTGCCGCGCGGCGCTTCCGGCCAAGTTCGTGACGACGATTGAATTGCCCGGCGGCGGGGGAGCAGCCGCGTGAAGTTAATCTACATACACGAATACTTCGTGACCAATGAGGGCACGAGCGGCACGCGAAGCTATGACGTGAGCCGCCACCTGGTCGCAATGGGCCACGATGTGACGGTTATCACGGGGCTGCACGATCAGAGCGGCCTGCCTTCGATGTCGCGCTGGCGACTATTTCGCACGCACGAAATCGACGGTATCAAAGTCGTCGTGTGCAACGCCTATTACAGCAATAAGCTGCGTGTCGTGGCGCGACTCTGGTGCTGGGCGAAGTTTGCGATGCTGGCGCTTTGGGTCTGCTTACGAGAAAAGCGGCCGGACCTCATCTTCGCCACGAGCACACCGCTGACGGTCGGCATTCCCGGTCGACTCGGCGCGGCGCTGAAGCGCGTTCCGTATGTGTTTGAAGTGCGCGACCTGTGGCCCGAGGACTTGCTGGATGCCGGGCGCATCAAACCCGGCCTGCAATATTGGCTTTGGGAGCGGCTGGAGAAGTTCTGCTACGCCGGGGCGCGGAAGATTCTCCTCGTGTCGCAGGGCTTTCACAATCGCCTGCTGGAGCGAGGCTTTGACCCGGCGCGATTGCAGACCATCCTGCTGGGAGCAGATGGAAGTATCTTCGCGGATGCGCAGCCGGATCACGCATTCATGCAACAACAGGGTCTGGGCGACAAGACGATCGCCATTTACACCGGCGCGCACGGCGATGCGAATGGGTTGTTCCAATTGCTCGACGCAGCGGAGCGGTTAAAGGACCGGCCCGACATTGCCATTGTATTGATGGGCGAGGGGAAGATGAAAGAGTCGCTGCGCACCGCGGCGCGGGAGCGCGGCCTGGAAAACGTGCACTTAATCGACCCCGTTCCCAAGCATCGCCTGCCCGGCGTGCTGCGGGCGGCCCACATCGGCTTGATGATCCTCAAGCAGATTACCCGGCCGCGCTGGGTCACGCCGAATAAGATATTCGACTACATGTTCGCGGGCATTCCGAGCATTGTGAACTTCGCCGGCACGACGGCGGAGATGATCGAAGCCGACGGTGCAGGCCATGCAGCCAAACCCGGCAACGCCGACGACCTCGCCGCGAAGATTCGCCATTGGGCCGACCATCCCGCCGAGCGGGAGGCCGTCGGCCGTCGCGCGCGCGAAGTCGCTTTCGCCCGATATGACCGGCGCATGATCGCCCGGCAGCTCGCGGAGGTCTTCGAGGTCGCGGCGCGCCGTTGATGTGCGGTGGTCGCCGTCCGCATTGACGAGTGCAACGCGACGCTTCTCCATCGCTGACCCGATTCCTTCTACCTTGTCACACCAGTACTGGTCAATTCGACTTGCCGAAGCCGCGGAACTGGAATCGCTGCTCGCGCTCGTGCGCTCGCTGCCCGGCGAGCGCTATCAGGGTGCATCAAGCAATTATTGGCAATGGCGATACCTTAACGATGCCGGCTTCGGCGCGGCAGTCGTCGCGGCCGTGCATGACGGGCAATTGATCGGCGTGCAACCCGTGTCGTTCTTCGACTGGCGATGGGGGGAGGCAAGTCTGACCGGCGCGATGTATACCGGCGTATTAACTCATCCCGACCACCGGCGCAAGGGAGTCTTTCGCTCTCTGATTGATGCGTCGAATGAGTTGGCGACGCAGCGCGGGGCGCACTTCTGCATGACGCTTCCGAACGATGCTTCGCTGCCGGGATTTCTCAAATTCGGCGACTGGGTGTATCCCGGCTGCATTCCCACGTGGCTGAAAGTGCTCGACGGCGGCAAACTGCTGGCCGCGAAAATCGGACCGATGGGCCGGCTCGTAGGCTGGATCCCCAATCTGCTCTTTGCGAAGCAAAGTCGGCCGCGCAACAACGGCGGCGTTATTGAAATCGAGGCGGTTTCGCGCGTTCCGGCGGACCTCGACGGCATAAGCGACCAATTCGCCCGGCTCGCCGGCGGTTGCATGATTCGCAGGACCGCCGCCTACTGGAACTGGCGACACTCGGGACCGCTTTCAGCATATCGAACGCTCATCGCAAAAAAAAGCGGCCGGCTCGTCGGTGCGATCTGTACGACCAGTCAGCCGCGCATGGGTGTGGAAGTCGGGTTGATCGTCGATGTCGTCGCCGAAGAGCCGCACGAATTGCGGTCCCTGATTGCCGCCGCCGAGATCGATTTCACGCGACAGGGATGTGCCGTTACGACGTGCCAGTCGACAAGCCTCGTCCTGAACGAGGCCCTGCGTGCCGAGGGCTACCGGCTTCCGCCCCGCGCGATCATGCCCAAGCAGTTTCATTTTGTCTATCGACCGACCGGCGTCCCCGGATGGTCGCGCGAGCCCGCCGCGATGAATGACTGGCACCTGACCTTTGGCGACTCGGACAATGTCTAACACTTCGCAGCGCGATCCGCGATTGGTTCCACGGCACACCGCGCCGGTGCGGCCGACCGTGTTTGTGATGGAATCGCAGACCAAGGCATCGCTGCCGGTGATTGAATCCATGGCTCGGGCCGGCGTGCGCGTGGCATGCGGCAGCGAGAAGCGCTTCAACAGCGGATTCATGAGCAGGCATTGCCGGGAGCGGCATGTCTATCCGTCGCCGCGCGATCGCAAGCGTGAGTTTCAGGAATGGCTGCTCGCCCTGTGCGAGCGGCGGCGATTTGAAATGCTCTTTGCCGTGGGGCACTACGGCGCGCTGGCGGTTTGCGAGATTCAGGACGCGCTGCGGCAGTTCACGAAGCTGCTGATTCCGCCGCTGCCGCAGTTCCGCGACGCGTACGAGAAGATCCCCACGATGAAGGCGGCCCTGCGCGCGAGCGTGCCGATTCCTGATTCATGGTTCCCGGAAGACGATGGGGGGATCGAGGCCGTCATCCCGCGCATCGAGCGCTGGCCTGTGCTCGTCAAGCCGAGCGTGGGCGTCGGCGCGCGGGGGATCACTTGGTGCTACAACGCGGACGAATTGCGCACGAACTACTCGCGGATCAGCGCCGAGCAGGGCGTCTGCTACGTGCAGGATTTCGTTCCGCCCGGCGGCATGCAGTACAAGGTGGACATGCTCGTGGATGACGGGCAACGCGCGCTCGCCGGTGTCGTCTATGGCAAGACGCGCATGTATCCGCCCGATGGCGGCAGCAGCGTACTGAATTTCTCCGCCGACCGGCCGGACATTCTGGATCTGTCGCGGCGCATGCTGGTTGAGCTGAAGTGGACGGGCTTTTGCGACTTCGATTTCGTCGACGACCCGCGCGACAACGTCGCGAAGCTGATGGAGATCAACCCGCGCTTTCCCGAGAGCTTCAACATGGGTTGCTCGATTGGAATCGACTTCCCGGGAATGATGCTTCGCCTCGCGCGAGGTGAGGCGGTCCACCCCGTCACTGACTA includes these proteins:
- the mshA_3 gene encoding D-inositol-3-phosphate glycosyltransferase produces the protein MSENSPPPISPVRVMIIGTLPPPVGGAGVSLQHLVNLLGERGDVRVTMVNTSGVRGRLVTAPFRFARIVWRMMWGALRVDVVSLQSMPSGIPFIGPFAWLAARLGGRPFMIRMFGGESFLEGSGFGAAIVRWIVRKSDLYLAQTKQLVAEAQAAGLRRVEWYATSRPMSDAAPAADLQKPCRKFVFLGHVKPLKGIEELIAAGERLGEGVSIDVYGPLMDGMTEARFAGLTRVRYRGTIPAGTGVRVLQDYDAMVFPTYWPGEGYPGVVIEAFAAGLPVIATRWRNIPEIIDETCGMLIEPRNVDALFDALQKLVQDDGLFHRLRHGALRQRDFFDSRRWVEKFVVWCRELVNPSSRAGEALQSTDTRAAVAHDRTSERRN
- the hepC gene encoding Heparin-sulfate lyase precursor is translated as MSGVMRKVEAIRRMGWGWGLWRAGYELRRRSGWLKCQFPTPEWGDVSLRALLRDGVPADAVAYRSHREQSAAKFFFGLGALPSRECLSQIAGADGVRRTVQVANDYCAGKFLYFSRHVFDLGSPVDWRRNPFLNTRLASDAHWCDWTAFSPQQGDIKDVWEPSRFGCAYWLVRAYAMTGDEKYSLAFWRLFESWCEQNPPNRGPNWRCGQETAFRIMAWCFALWGFWKSSATTPQRVAAMVTALAVSAARIEPNIDYAVSQKNNHAISEALGMFTVGTLFPELRDADRWQREGRRILEREVLRQIYADGSYVQQSMTYHRVMLHDCLWAWRLAELNGTPLSSAVRARIGAAAEFLLEMMDEPSGDVPNYGANDGALVLPLSSGGYRDFRDTIGAAMFTTARKRVLPAGPWDETMVWLYGVDAMEVAPSIRHPSAMRFDVGGYYTLRADRTWAMIRCHRYLDRPGHVDMLHMDLWHDGVNILRDSGTYRYYAPREPAMDKYFKDIAAHNTVQVGERGPLELVSRFIWLPWPGGRCTRHSADSFVGEHDAYARPPWNVLHRRSVDASHPRRWIVTDELIGNGAQLLTMRWHLADAPYALESTGDALTLRLTGGVVRIAVNGPDGTRLQVMRGVEREGEIAGWVSEYYGERKPAPVLEATCRAALPAKFVTTIELPGGGGAAA
- the asnB_5 gene encoding Asparagine synthetase [glutamine-hydrolyzing] 1 — protein: MCGICGYVGDHRPELLEPMCLAMRHRGPDDSGVWHDAAARVGLGHRRLSIIDLSPAGHQPMSTPDGRIQIVFNGEIYNFEEHRERLKAKGRTFRGHSDTEVLLYLYEEMGADFLHALNGIFALAIWDARDRSLLLARDHAGIKPLYYWLDGERLFFASEIKALLRIPGVPREINLDRLPDYLTFLWVPGEETMLKSVRKLEPGHAMRWRDGRVQSWKWFTLTYEPDEGPSESEWIERVHDTFMAATRRQMMSDVPLGALLSGGTDSTAIAACMRHSFPDREIRCYTFETPPEDMARDQFEADHPFAVRVAKHLNITLRSCLLRPNVIELLPKMVYHNDEPDADPTVFPSYLLSKMARDDGTTVLLSGMGGDEMFFGYRSHQALRRLEQFGWIPRWLLAPALASACGAASAVMGAQSALPRRLRKFRKALLGDGVERFEALSDWSSAATRERLFGPAPATATANGGAGRGRSAILKYYNEFSGRGELNRRSHILIQTFLAAHNFMYTDKSSMATSVEVRVPFLDVELMRLCARIPERHKLKGMTTKYLLKESMARYIPRDILYRSKTGFGPPLRKWMAEDFGGITNDLLGERVLRQRGLFDPAAVAAVVRENAANTADHAYLLFALLTLEVWMQTFIDRPGEEATLTA
- the epsD gene encoding Putative glycosyltransferase EpsD; this translates as MKVVILVDSLIRGGAERQALLTLRELVRRGVDARLIRYYETPDGYDWPAELNSRIVLLEKKRRTLRFVWRLHRYLRRERVDVVHGFKDVPGIYACVCGWMAGVPVRIIGHRSLSLPTGLLRKAYRLMRFFATAWIGNAQAVTDVLNSELDVPASRLCVVLNGIETDRFRISLDRKTARERLQIAPGADVVTMVAVMREGKNHRMFVRMAARVRERRPDTVFLLVGDSDPLEPNCLEDVQREVQRAGLTDSVRFLGMRADVPEILQATDVAVLTTRFEGMSNALLEAMSAGVSIVTTDYVGARELVQDGIEGFLVPLDDAEAMAERVSQLLADPEMRTRMGQAGVERIDRQFSMQAMGDRLVDVYSAFLAGRGDIPQEASGVSSAR
- the asnB_4 gene encoding Asparagine synthetase [glutamine-hydrolyzing] 1 codes for the protein MAVSIRHRGPDDCGVYASGPVGLGHARLSIIDLSPTGRQPMSTQDGMYTIVFNGEVYNFPSLRRLLEERGIAFRSTSDTEVVLHAFAQWGVDAFARFNGMFALAIWDAAARRLTLARDRFGIKPLYLHESDRSLVFGSEMKALLCSGRVDRRMNWAALHEYLYYGYPIGANTFYRGIRELSPGSYATFDASGLKETRYWHIEQTPTVSDGLQPAARRVADLLDKAVQSHLISDVPVGVFLSGGVDSSAITALASRHYAGRLKTYSASFDFDRGVDERPKARLIAQRFGTEHHEVRVEGRRMPDVIEALVRCHDEPFGDAADIPLYLLCEQLRGSVKVILQGDGGDEIFAGYRRYNVLSFNPLWQVMARFRGLLSTMPRGPLQQRATRFFRAIGHEDPALQMALYLTQEDFLNPPTRLFGTDARQQLAAHDPFAAYHAAYSRLRDFDTVQRALYTDCLILLPDMFLEKVDKSTMAHGIEVRVPFLDTDLTDYALGLPSGIKVKYGQKKRILRMALRGIVPDEILDAPKEGFGVPYQYWLREPLAEYLRSVLLDDSVQQWGLFDRAALEGAIHEHTSGQRNHGFLLWKLLNLGLWYRMYLQGGATPDVPHSKVESASRA